The Bos javanicus breed banteng chromosome 18, ARS-OSU_banteng_1.0, whole genome shotgun sequence genome has a segment encoding these proteins:
- the EXOC3L1 gene encoding exocyst complex component 3-like protein isoform X6, which translates to MLFPVGNEVPETQLPSFLPVALERAGPGGRRGLLRREVGQRLPWAQRGAVPSGGPCLPCPTSIWGAKPGNLIDEAPPAMDSAARDKTQPALPTGLEWPEQERAEQLARGAALKWASGIFYRPEQLARLGQYRNREVQRTCSLEARIKSVVQSYLEGVKTGVWQLAQALEAVQGAREALGQARGLLRDMAEAAQTLEPLREQVVEHKQLQALSQLLPRLRAVPAAVAHTQTLIDAQRLLEAYVSLRELEQLQEETCVPLGGLELPVFEGLGPLAEALGQAVEAAAGAAGQLARENPALLVAAVRVAEVDAGCTTSLEQAPRDWRQRCLRALQQGLERVHFGTSLQPGPGELAKWLEALRVALPAELAMAEALVAPCCPPHYKVVQLWAHTLHGGLRRCLQQLLEGPELEEADTFTLLHWVLHVYQGPEMMGSLELGPEADVSDLEPLLTLENIEQLEATFVAKVQAKVAQWLQKALDGEVVEWGREQEPDTDLSGFYHSPLPAIVLQILEENIRVTRIVSVSLEQRVHGMALSELSAFLRSFTDALIRFSRDHLRGEAVVPHYVPYLLATLNHQLALSSSVSVLQPKWVVPGVLAPVEAELDKLQKRICRLVLEALLAELQPLFAALPSRRWLSSPELLDDVCKRTARFCQNFQHVRNPAVQLLLVEAERTVVLQYLSALMQGRLVCRGADERTQAAERMQHDAAQLQELFLGLGLEESVQCVPVLLALKELLNLRDPTLLGLEVAGLRQQFPDVSEDHVSALLDLRGDVSREQRLAALSSLRAGPQPSPQAGRRALFSLVPTPAPSLASCFPSGSCA; encoded by the exons ATGCTCTTTCCTGTTGGGAATGAAGTACCAGAGACTCagcttccttcctttctgcctgTGGCCTTGGAGAGGGCGGgacctggagggaggaggggactcctgaggagggaggtgggacagaGGCTTCCTTGGG CTCAGAGAGGAGCAGTGCCCAGCGGAGGCCCCTGTCTACCCTGCCCCACTTCCATCTGGGGGGCAAAACCGGGAAACCTCATCGACGAAG ctcctccagccatggACTCGGCAGCCAGGGACAAAACGCAACCCGCACTCCCCACTG GGCTGGAGTGGCCGGAGCAGGAAAGGGCGGAGCAGCTGGCCCGGGGTGCAGCACTCAAGTGGGCCTCGGGCATCTTCTACCGGCCAGAGCAGCTGGCCAGGCTGGGTCAGTACCGGAACCGTGAGGTGCAGCGGACCTGTTCTCTGGAAGCGCGCATCAAG TCGGTGGTGCAGTCATACCTGGAGGGTGTGAAGACCGGGGTGTGGCAGCTGGCCCAGGCCCTTGAGGCCGTACAGGGAGCCCGCGAGGCCCTGGGCCAGGCCCGTGGGCTGCTCCGGGATATGGCTGAGGCTGCACAGACCCTAGAACCCCTGCGGGAGCAGGTTGTGGAACACAAACAACTGCAGGCCCTGTCTCAGCTGTTGCCCCGGCTGCGAGCTG TGCCAGCTGCAGTGGCCCACACACAGACCCTGATTGATGCCCAGCGGCTCTTGGAGGCCTATGTGAGCCTTCGGGAACTGGAGCAGCTGCAAGAGGAGACGTGCGTACCTCTTGGGGGCCTGGAGTTGCCAGTCTTTGAGGGGCTGGGCCCTCTGGCTGAGGCTCTGGGCCAGGCTGTGGAAGCGGCCGCAGGGGCTGCAGGGCAGCTGGCCCGGGAGAACCCAGCCTTGCTGGTGGCTGCTGTGCGTGTGGCCGAGGTGGATGCTGGGTGCACCACCTCCCTGGAGCAGGCTCCACGGGACTGGCGGCAGCGCTGTCTGCGTGCACTACAGCAGGGCTTGGAGCGGGTCCACTTCGGGACATCTCTGCAGCCTGGGCCTGGGGAACTAGCAAAGTGGCTGGAGGCTCTGCGGGTGGCTCTGCCAGCCGAGTTGGCCATGGCTGAGGCTCTGGTAGCACCCTGCTGCCCACCACACTACAAAGTTGTCCAGTTGTGGGCCCACACCCTGCATGGAGGCCTGCGGCGCTGCCTGCAGCAACTCCTGGAAGGGCCTGAGTTGGAAGAAGCCGACACCTTCACCCTGCTGCACTGGGTGCTGCATGTGTACCAGGG GCCAGAAATGATGGGGAGCCTGGAGTTGGGGCCTGAGGCTGATGTGTCTGATCTGGAGCCCCTCCTGACCCTGGAAAACATTGAGCAGTTGGAGGCAACATTTGTGGCCAAAGTCCAG GCAAAGGTGGCCCAGTGGCTGCAGAAGGCACTGGATGGGGAGGTAGTCGAGTGGGGCCGAGAGCAGGAACCCGACACAGACCTGTCTGGCTTCTACCACTCGCCATTGCCAGCCATCGTGCTGCAG ATCCTGGAAGAGAACATTCGTGTGACCAGAATAGTCAGTGTGTCACTGGAGCAGCGGGTGCATGGCATGGCACTATCAGAACTGAGTGCCTTCCTGAGGAG CTTCACCGATGCTCTGATCCGATTCTCCCGAGACCATCTCAGGGGGGAAGCAGTGGTCCCTCATTACGTGCCCTACCTACTGGCCACCCTCAACCACCAGTTAGCACTCAG CTCCTCCGTATCCGTCCTGCAGCCCAAATGGGTGGTTCCCGGAGTCTTGGCTCCGGTGGAGGCAGAGCTGGACAAGTTGCAGAAGAGGATCTGTCGCCTGGTGTTGGAGGCGCTGCTGGCGGAGCTACAG CCCCTATTCGCGGCTCTGCCCTCGCGTCGCTGGCTCTCAAGCCCAGAGCTGCTGGATGACGTGTGCAAGCGGACGGCGCGATTCTGCCAGAACTTTCAGCACGTGCGGAATCCCGCGGTCCAG CTGTTGCTGGTCGAGGCGGAGCGTACGGTGGTGCTGCAGTACTTAAGTGCGCTGATGCAAGGCCGCCTAGTCTGCCGCGGTGCTGACGAGAGGACCCAGGCGGCCGAGCGCATGCAGCACGATGCGGCCCAGCTTCAGGAGCTTTTCCTCGGTTTG GGCCTGGAGGAGAGCGTTCAGTGTGTGCCAGTGCTGCTTGCATTGAAGGAGCTGCTGAACCTCCGCGACCCCACGCTACTTGGCCTCGAGGTGGCAGGCTTGCGGCAACAGTTTCCCGACGTGAG CGAGGATCACGTCTCCGCCCTCCTGGACCTGCGCGGAGACGTGTCCCGAGAGCAGCGCCTGGCCGCACTCAGCTCTCTGCGGGCCGGCCCGCAGCCCTCGCCCCAAGCTGGTCGCCGAGCACTTTTCAGCCTCGTGCCAACACCTGCACCCTCGCTGGCCTCCTGCTTCCCCTCAGGGTCCTGTGCCTGA
- the EXOC3L1 gene encoding exocyst complex component 3-like protein isoform X10 yields MLFPVGNEVPETQLPSFLPVALERAGPGGRRGLLRREVGQRLPWAQRGAVPSGGPCLPCPTSIWGAKPGNLIDEAPPAMDSAARDKTQPALPTGLEWPEQERAEQLARGAALKWASGIFYRPEQLARLGQYRNREVQRTCSLEARIKSVVQSYLEGVKTGVWQLAQALEAVQGAREALGQARGLLRDMAEAAQTLEPLREQVVEHKQLQALSQLLPRLRAVPAAVAHTQTLIDAQRLLEAYVSLRELEQLQEETCVPLGGLELPVFEGLGPLAEALGQAVEAAAGAAGQLARENPALLVAAVRVAEVDAGCTTSLEQAPRDWRQRCLRALQQGLERVHFGTSLQPGPGELAKWLEALRVALPAELAMAEALVAPCCPPHYKVVQLWAHTLHGGLRRCLQQLLEGPELEEADTFTLLHWVLHVYQGPEMMGSLELGPEADVSDLEPLLTLENIEQLEATFVAKVQAKVAQWLQKALDGEVVEWGREQEPDTDLSGFYHSPLPAIVLQILEENIRVTRIVSVSLEQRVHGMALSELSAFLRSFTDALIRFSRDHLRGEAVVPHYVPYLLATLNHQLALSPNGWFPESWLRWRQSWTSCRRGSVAWCWRRCWRSYSPYSRLCPRVAGSQAQSCWMTCASGRRDSARTFSTCGIPRSSCCWSRRSVRWCCST; encoded by the exons ATGCTCTTTCCTGTTGGGAATGAAGTACCAGAGACTCagcttccttcctttctgcctgTGGCCTTGGAGAGGGCGGgacctggagggaggaggggactcctgaggagggaggtgggacagaGGCTTCCTTGGG CTCAGAGAGGAGCAGTGCCCAGCGGAGGCCCCTGTCTACCCTGCCCCACTTCCATCTGGGGGGCAAAACCGGGAAACCTCATCGACGAAG ctcctccagccatggACTCGGCAGCCAGGGACAAAACGCAACCCGCACTCCCCACTG GGCTGGAGTGGCCGGAGCAGGAAAGGGCGGAGCAGCTGGCCCGGGGTGCAGCACTCAAGTGGGCCTCGGGCATCTTCTACCGGCCAGAGCAGCTGGCCAGGCTGGGTCAGTACCGGAACCGTGAGGTGCAGCGGACCTGTTCTCTGGAAGCGCGCATCAAG TCGGTGGTGCAGTCATACCTGGAGGGTGTGAAGACCGGGGTGTGGCAGCTGGCCCAGGCCCTTGAGGCCGTACAGGGAGCCCGCGAGGCCCTGGGCCAGGCCCGTGGGCTGCTCCGGGATATGGCTGAGGCTGCACAGACCCTAGAACCCCTGCGGGAGCAGGTTGTGGAACACAAACAACTGCAGGCCCTGTCTCAGCTGTTGCCCCGGCTGCGAGCTG TGCCAGCTGCAGTGGCCCACACACAGACCCTGATTGATGCCCAGCGGCTCTTGGAGGCCTATGTGAGCCTTCGGGAACTGGAGCAGCTGCAAGAGGAGACGTGCGTACCTCTTGGGGGCCTGGAGTTGCCAGTCTTTGAGGGGCTGGGCCCTCTGGCTGAGGCTCTGGGCCAGGCTGTGGAAGCGGCCGCAGGGGCTGCAGGGCAGCTGGCCCGGGAGAACCCAGCCTTGCTGGTGGCTGCTGTGCGTGTGGCCGAGGTGGATGCTGGGTGCACCACCTCCCTGGAGCAGGCTCCACGGGACTGGCGGCAGCGCTGTCTGCGTGCACTACAGCAGGGCTTGGAGCGGGTCCACTTCGGGACATCTCTGCAGCCTGGGCCTGGGGAACTAGCAAAGTGGCTGGAGGCTCTGCGGGTGGCTCTGCCAGCCGAGTTGGCCATGGCTGAGGCTCTGGTAGCACCCTGCTGCCCACCACACTACAAAGTTGTCCAGTTGTGGGCCCACACCCTGCATGGAGGCCTGCGGCGCTGCCTGCAGCAACTCCTGGAAGGGCCTGAGTTGGAAGAAGCCGACACCTTCACCCTGCTGCACTGGGTGCTGCATGTGTACCAGGG GCCAGAAATGATGGGGAGCCTGGAGTTGGGGCCTGAGGCTGATGTGTCTGATCTGGAGCCCCTCCTGACCCTGGAAAACATTGAGCAGTTGGAGGCAACATTTGTGGCCAAAGTCCAG GCAAAGGTGGCCCAGTGGCTGCAGAAGGCACTGGATGGGGAGGTAGTCGAGTGGGGCCGAGAGCAGGAACCCGACACAGACCTGTCTGGCTTCTACCACTCGCCATTGCCAGCCATCGTGCTGCAG ATCCTGGAAGAGAACATTCGTGTGACCAGAATAGTCAGTGTGTCACTGGAGCAGCGGGTGCATGGCATGGCACTATCAGAACTGAGTGCCTTCCTGAGGAG CTTCACCGATGCTCTGATCCGATTCTCCCGAGACCATCTCAGGGGGGAAGCAGTGGTCCCTCATTACGTGCCCTACCTACTGGCCACCCTCAACCACCAGTTAGCACTCAG CCCAAATGGGTGGTTCCCGGAGTCTTGGCTCCGGTGGAGGCAGAGCTGGACAAGTTGCAGAAGAGGATCTGTCGCCTGGTGTTGGAGGCGCTGCTGGCGGAGCTACAG CCCCTATTCGCGGCTCTGCCCTCGCGTCGCTGGCTCTCAAGCCCAGAGCTGCTGGATGACGTGTGCAAGCGGACGGCGCGATTCTGCCAGAACTTTCAGCACGTGCGGAATCCCGCGGTCCAG CTGTTGCTGGTCGAGGCGGAGCGTACGGTGGTGCTGCAGTACTTAA